A genomic window from Silene latifolia isolate original U9 population chromosome Y, ASM4854445v1, whole genome shotgun sequence includes:
- the LOC141629750 gene encoding uncharacterized protein LOC141629750 codes for MYETQAVAPRCMIKMYLQKAYDTIEWDFLDQMLQALKFPSIFRGWIMQCVTTATYSLNLNGSMFGFFKGERGLRQGDPLPPLLFTICMEYLTRLLMSSTAAMGFKFHPLCSAMRLSHLMFADDLLLFSKGDAPSMMTIIRTFSTFSATSGLKMSKGKSNAYFNGVNANLKADFLQISGLVEGKLPFKYLGVPIKTTRLNAQDCKPLIDKIVARIRTLGARKLSYAGRPKSEGGLGLKQDILWNKAAVGKLVWWIYTKPELIWVKWVKEFLHQANQQLNWATSGYEYTISKGYDLIQNKSPGVPWSVCVWNAWTVPKHGFIAWIYYHGNMNTRSKMHRLGINEDNTCCICGIEEETLDHLFFDCHYSKRLITCIGAWMGMNIPVSGLLDWRLGRSGSQVQKGILDAVINACIYNVWHQRNRSRYEFILIRPKKLARMIMEELKVRFRGLDRRKLQRRDEDWIQGLLRKGM; via the exons ATGTATGAGACACAGGCTGTGGCTCCTAGATGTATGATAAAGAtgtatcttcaaaaagcttatgACACTATTGAATGGGACTTTCTTGATCAAATGCTGCAGGCTCTAAAGTTTCCTTCCATTTTTAGAGGATGGATAATGCAATGTGTTACTACTGCCACATATTCTCTAAATCTCAATGGGAGCATGTTTGGTTTCTTCAAGGGAGAAAGAGGGTTGAGACAGGGGGACCCTCTTCCCCCCCTGTTATTTACCATTTGTATGGAATACCTTACTAGACTTTTGATGAGTTCTACTGCTGCCATGGGGTTCAAGTTCCATCCTCTGTGCTCCGCTATGAGGCTCTCCcatctgatgtttgcagatgacctcCTACTTTTTAGTAAGGGAGATGCCCCTTCTATGATGACTATTATCAGGACTTTCTCAACTTTTTCAGCTACCTCAGGACTAAAGATGAGTAAGGGGAAATCCAATGCTTATTTTAATGGAGTGAATGCAAATCTAAAGGCTGATTTTCTACAAATATCAGGCCTAGTTGAAGGTAAGCTTCCTTTCAAGTATCTAGGGGTTCCTATCAAGACTACTAGGCTTAATGCTCAGGACTGCAAACCACTAATTGATAAGATAGTGGCAAGAATAAGAACTTTGGGGGCCAGGAAATTGTCTTATGCTGGAAG GCCAAAATCAGAGGGTGGTTTAGGGCTTAAACAGGATATTTTGTGGAACAAAGCTGCAGTGGGCAAGTTAGTCTGGTGGATTTACACCAAGCCAGAACTCATATGGGTTAAATGG GTTAAAGAGTTCCTACATCAAGCAAATCAGCAGCTCAATTGGGCCACGAGTGGTTATGAGTATACTATTTCTAAGGGATATGACCTAATTCAAAACAAATCCCCTGGCGTCCCTTGGTCTGTTTGTGTTTGGAATGCTTGGACTGTCCCAAAACACGGTTTTATAGCTTGGATTTACTATCATGGCAATATGAATACAAGGAGTAAAATGCATAGACTGGGAATCAATGAAGACAATACCTGCTGTATATGTGGAATAGAGGAAGAAACCTTGGACCATCTTTTCTTTGACTGCCATTACAGCAAAAGACTTATTACTTGTATTGGAGCTTGGATGGGGATGAATATTCCGGTGAGTGGCTTACTGGACTGGCGACTAGGAAGATCTGGCTCTCAGGTCCAGAAAGGGATCCTGGATGCTGTTATCAATGCTTGCATCTATAATGTTTGGCACCAACGAAATCGTAGTAGGTATGAATTCATTCTTATTCGACCAAAGAAGCTTGCTCGGATGATAATGGAAGAATTGAAGGTGCGATTTCGTGGGTTGGATCGAAGGAAGTTGCAGAGGCGAGACGAAGATTGGATTCAAGGTCTTTTGAGAAAAGGGATGTGA